A single Nostoc sp. PCC 7107 DNA region contains:
- a CDS encoding Rid family hydrolase, whose product MTQRITSAVNSIVTKFSRRNALLWLGGSGLGTALVAGTQKEVVAQGNANRDVTLLNPPTLYNAPQNGYSHIAITPPRTRTVYISGQFGSDLQGNLVSSDYEGQLVRAFQNLRFALNAAGARPKDVVKTTVLIVNHTQEKLIPLGREIGNLWGNTPPANTLIPVPRLALDGMLFEIDAYAVIPESPNRGWY is encoded by the coding sequence ATGACTCAACGTATCACCAGTGCAGTCAATTCAATAGTGACAAAATTTTCACGGCGAAATGCTCTTTTGTGGCTAGGAGGTAGCGGATTAGGTACCGCCTTAGTTGCAGGAACACAAAAGGAAGTAGTCGCTCAGGGTAATGCAAATAGAGATGTGACTTTGCTGAACCCGCCAACTTTATATAATGCTCCTCAAAATGGCTATAGTCACATAGCAATTACACCACCAAGAACAAGAACTGTGTATATTTCTGGTCAATTTGGGTCAGACTTACAAGGAAATCTTGTGTCTAGTGACTACGAAGGGCAATTAGTCAGGGCTTTTCAAAATCTGCGGTTTGCCTTAAATGCAGCCGGTGCAAGACCTAAAGATGTAGTTAAAACAACTGTGCTGATAGTAAATCACACCCAAGAAAAATTAATTCCATTAGGACGCGAAATTGGTAATTTGTGGGGTAACACACCACCTGCAAACACACTGATTCCTGTTCCGAGATTGGCTCTGGATGGTATGTTGTTTGAAATTGATGCTTATGCGGTGATTCCAGAATCACCTAATAGAGGCTGGTATTAA